A window of the Pseudorasbora parva isolate DD20220531a unplaced genomic scaffold, ASM2467924v1 scaffold_98, whole genome shotgun sequence genome harbors these coding sequences:
- the LOC137068670 gene encoding uncharacterized protein, whose product MPDQRQIAVPEEPSFERESSVRDGSFAGHAKHNSRGRSIILLEEPQPPEYRFHESSTQVCISTQVGISTQVGISTQVSISAQVGISTQVSISTQVSISTQVGISTQVGISTQVSISTQVSISTQVGISTQVGISTQVGISTQVGISTQVSISTQVGSSAQVGISTQVGISTQVGISTQVSISTQVGISTQVGISTQVGISTQVGISAQVSISTQVGISTQVGISTQVGISTQVGISAQVGSSAQVGSSAQVSISTQVSISTQVSISTQVGISTQVSISTQVSISTQVSISTQVGMSTQVSMSTQVGISTQVSMSTQVGISTQVGCGF is encoded by the exons ATGCCTGATCAGAGACAAATTGCAGTTCCTGAGGAGCCGTCGTTCGAGAGGGAAAGCTCAGTTAGAGACGGGAGTTTCGCTGGCCATGCCAAACACAACAGCAGAGGAAG gagcattatcctgctggaagagccacagccaccagaataccgatTCCATGAAAGCAGTACTCAGGTCTGCATCAGTACTCAGGTCGGCATCAGCACTCAGGTCGGCATCAGCACTCAGGTCAGCATCAGTGCTCAGGTCGGCATCAGTACTCAGGTCAGCATCAGTACTCAGGTCAGCATCAGTACTCAGGTCGGCATCAGTACTCAGGTCGGCATCAGTACTCAGGTCAGCATCAGTACTCAGGTCAGCATCAGTACTCAGGTCGGCATCAGTACTCAGGTCGGCATCAGTACTCAGGTCGGCATCAGTACTCAGGTCGGCATCAGTACTCAGGTCAGCATCAGCACTCAGGTCGGCAGCAGCGCTCAGGTCGGCATCAGTACTCAGGTCGGCATCAGTACTCAGGTCGGCATCAGTACTCAGGTCAGCATCAGTACTCAGGTCGGCATCAGTACTCAGGTCGGCATCAGTACTCAGGTCGGCATCAGTACTCAGGTCGGCATCAGTGCTCAGGTCAGCATCAGTACTCAGGTCGGCATCAGTACTCAGGTCGGCATCAGTACTCAGGTCGGCATCAGTACTCAGGTCGGCATCAGCGCTCAGGTCGGCAGCAGCGCTCAGGTCGGCAGCAGTGCTCAGGTCAGCATCAGTACTCAGGTCAGCATCAGTACTCAGGTCAGCATCAGTACTCAGGTCGGCATCAGTACTCAGGTCAGCATCAGCACTCAGGTCAGCATCAGTACTCAGGTCAGCATCAGTACTCAGGTCGGCATGAGTACTCAGGTCAGCATGAGTACTCAGGTCGGCATCAGTACTCAGGTCAGCATGAGTACTCAGGTCGGCATCAGTACTCAGGTCGGCTGTGGTTTTTAA